A genomic stretch from Komagataeibacter xylinus includes:
- the nuoL gene encoding NADH-quinone oxidoreductase subunit L: MQAASFLFEVAVFAPLIGFLLAGGFGRLMGDGAARFTTIALMLCAALSAIGVLGFEMGGVNPIVVPVADWIHAAGFTADWQLRMDMLSVSVVAMVTTVSLLVHVYSVGYMAHDAQPVYRFFAYLSLFTFAMLMLVTSDNLLQLFFGWEGVGLASYLLIGYWYDRPAACAAAIKAFVVNRIADLFFLVGISLIYIRLGSVSYDAIFAAIPYHVHDTFQLFGTHPLLEVIATLLFIGAMGKSAQLFLHTWLPDAMEGPTPVSALIHAATMVTAGVFLMVRMSPLVELAPITRDFIILIGGTTSFFAATVGLVQPDIKRTIAYSTCSQLGYMFVAVGVGAYQASMFHLTTHAFFKALLFLGAGCVIHAVHDEQDMFRMGGLWRKIPYTYAAMWIGSLALAGIFPFAGYWSKDAILEAAWMSGSSMGHYGWMMGCITAFLTALYSWRLIFLVFHGKPRDAHLHEGAHESPPSMMVPLAVLSVGAVLAGVVLAPFYVGANQAGFWGGAIASLPGHDIMERLEQTPDLIALVPTFAGVAGIAVAYLCYMASPGIPATLARSLRPLYLFLLNKWYFDEVYDAVFVRPYRALARLLWKGADEGVVEAIPEGLARLTAGSAGQAVRVQTGSMAVYAFSMLIGLVVLLTTILFAR; this comes from the coding sequence ATGCAGGCGGCATCCTTCCTTTTTGAAGTCGCGGTCTTCGCGCCCCTGATCGGGTTTCTGCTCGCTGGTGGCTTTGGCCGCCTGATGGGTGATGGCGCGGCGCGGTTCACCACAATTGCCCTCATGCTGTGTGCGGCGCTGTCCGCCATTGGCGTGCTGGGGTTCGAGATGGGGGGCGTGAACCCCATCGTCGTGCCCGTGGCGGACTGGATCCACGCGGCAGGCTTTACGGCCGACTGGCAATTGCGCATGGACATGCTCTCGGTTAGCGTGGTGGCCATGGTCACGACCGTGTCGCTGCTGGTGCATGTGTACAGCGTGGGCTACATGGCGCACGACGCGCAGCCGGTCTACCGCTTCTTTGCCTATCTCTCGCTGTTCACTTTCGCCATGCTCATGCTGGTCACGTCCGACAACCTGCTTCAGCTCTTCTTCGGCTGGGAAGGGGTGGGGCTGGCGAGCTACCTGCTGATTGGCTACTGGTATGACCGCCCCGCCGCGTGTGCTGCGGCCATCAAGGCGTTCGTGGTCAACCGCATTGCCGACCTGTTCTTCCTTGTCGGCATCTCGCTCATCTACATCCGGCTGGGCAGCGTGTCGTATGATGCGATCTTCGCCGCCATTCCCTATCACGTGCATGACACGTTCCAGCTTTTCGGCACGCATCCGCTGCTGGAGGTGATCGCCACCCTGCTGTTCATCGGCGCCATGGGCAAGTCGGCGCAGCTTTTCCTGCACACCTGGCTGCCCGATGCGATGGAGGGGCCAACCCCGGTCTCGGCGCTGATTCACGCGGCCACCATGGTCACGGCGGGCGTGTTCCTGATGGTGCGCATGTCGCCGCTGGTGGAACTCGCCCCCATAACCCGCGACTTCATTATTCTCATTGGCGGCACCACCAGCTTCTTTGCCGCCACCGTGGGGCTGGTTCAGCCCGATATCAAGCGTACCATTGCCTATTCCACCTGCTCGCAGCTTGGCTACATGTTCGTGGCCGTTGGCGTGGGGGCATATCAGGCCTCGATGTTCCACCTCACCACGCATGCTTTCTTCAAGGCGCTTTTGTTCCTTGGCGCGGGCTGCGTGATCCATGCCGTGCATGACGAACAGGACATGTTCCGCATGGGCGGGCTGTGGCGGAAGATCCCCTATACCTACGCCGCCATGTGGATTGGCAGCCTCGCGCTGGCCGGTATCTTTCCGTTCGCGGGCTACTGGTCGAAGGACGCTATTTTAGAGGCCGCATGGATGTCGGGTTCCTCCATGGGCCATTATGGCTGGATGATGGGCTGCATCACCGCGTTCCTCACCGCTCTGTATAGCTGGCGGCTGATCTTCCTGGTGTTCCATGGCAAGCCGCGTGATGCCCACCTGCATGAGGGCGCGCATGAAAGCCCGCCTTCGATGATGGTGCCGCTCGCGGTCCTGTCGGTCGGCGCCGTGCTGGCGGGCGTGGTGCTGGCGCCGTTCTATGTAGGTGCCAACCAGGCCGGGTTCTGGGGCGGGGCGATTGCCAGCCTGCCGGGGCATGACATCATGGAGCGCCTTGAACAGACGCCGGACCTGATTGCGCTGGTGCCGACCTTCGCAGGCGTTGCGGGCATTGCCGTGGCCTATCTGTGCTACATGGCAAGCCCCGGCATTCCGGCTACGCTGGCCCGCAGCCTGCGCCCGCTTTACCTGTTCCTGCTCAACAAATGGTATTTCGATGAGGTGTACGATGCCGTGTTCGTGCGCCCCTACCGTGCGCTGGCGCGGCTGTTGTGGAAGGGCGCTGACGAAGGCGTGGTCGAGGCCATACCCGAAGGGCTGGCCCGCCTGACTGCAGGTAGTGCCGGGCAGGCCGTGCGGGTGCAGACCGGGTCGATGGCGGTCTATGCCTTTTCCATGCTGATCGGGCTGGTGGTGCTGCTGACCACCATCCTGTTCGCCCGCTAA
- a CDS encoding biotin--[acetyl-CoA-carboxylase] ligase: MTHSPSAFRTMSIPRNGGRTWQLQVHDRLGSTSDLCKDMLAKGQGQDGLAVLALEQTAGRGSRGREWRDPGGNLALSVMLVGQGAVVPVGAWPFIAGLALHDAVAGFVPSPAGLQLKWPNDLLLHGRKMAGILIETGAGETGPWQVIGMGANLKAAPRIEGRELACLAECGVTVSPPDMARAVLRALDAWLECHAAQGFGAIRTAWLARAHPPGTQLRVVAGNQAFSGTFAGLADDGILLLDTPAGPRQVVTGEVLMAGGGQE, from the coding sequence ATGACCCATAGCCCCTCTGCTTTCCGCACCATGAGCATTCCCCGCAATGGGGGGCGTACATGGCAGTTGCAGGTGCACGACAGGCTCGGCTCCACATCCGACCTGTGCAAGGACATGCTGGCGAAAGGGCAGGGGCAGGACGGGCTTGCGGTGCTCGCACTTGAACAGACAGCCGGGCGCGGCAGCCGGGGGCGCGAGTGGCGTGATCCGGGGGGCAATCTGGCGCTGTCTGTCATGTTGGTGGGGCAGGGGGCCGTGGTGCCGGTGGGGGCATGGCCGTTCATTGCGGGGCTTGCGCTGCATGATGCCGTTGCGGGTTTTGTGCCCTCACCAGCCGGGTTGCAACTCAAATGGCCCAATGACCTGCTGCTGCACGGGCGCAAGATGGCGGGTATCCTGATCGAGACCGGGGCGGGTGAGACCGGGCCGTGGCAGGTGATCGGCATGGGGGCCAACCTGAAAGCTGCCCCGCGCATAGAAGGCCGCGAACTGGCCTGCCTGGCCGAATGTGGCGTTACGGTCAGCCCGCCCGACATGGCGCGCGCCGTGCTGCGTGCACTCGATGCGTGGCTTGAATGCCATGCGGCGCAGGGATTTGGCGCCATACGCACAGCGTGGCTGGCGCGTGCGCACCCGCCGGGCACGCAACTGCGTGTGGTGGCAGGCAACCAGGCTTTCAGCGGCACGTTTGCCGGGCTGGCGGATGATGGAATCCTGCTGCTCGACACGCCCGCAGGCCCCCGGCAGGTGGTGACGGGCGAGGTGCTTATGGCGGGTGGCGGGCAAGAATAA
- the nuoN gene encoding NADH-quinone oxidoreductase subunit NuoN, whose protein sequence is MNWTLALPEIVLALSGLVILLAGVMQKRGQAFFSCTMMTLFALVVTAALVVLSPDGTGYSHVFINDGFARFMKVLALAGAALSLVLGIGYAREMEIDKFEFPVLVLFSTLGAMIMASSGNLMTLFVGLELSSLSIYILCAFARDQVTAAEAGLKYFVLGSLASGILLYGISLAYGFAGTLDYAGLQQAVRGSAVLPAGLMVGIVFVLVGLCFKLSMVPFHMWTPDVYQGAPTSVTAYMAGAPKIAAFAVLLRVMAGPFGSMAHQWQLLIEVVSAASMVFGALAAIPQGNIKRLMAYSSIGHMGYAMIGLAAGTAEGTRGTLVYLVTYLFMNVGAFAGIVAMRRKGRAVSRISDLAGLGRTDPGMALAMAVFMFSMAGAPPLAGFFGKLMVFYAAINAQLYGLAAIGIISSVVGAYYYIRIVKIMFFDAAAPALDRAPVSVSFVSAGMGLVTVFFIVALGPVATAAQAAAGALFR, encoded by the coding sequence ATGAACTGGACACTTGCTCTGCCCGAAATCGTGCTGGCCCTGTCCGGGCTGGTCATCCTGCTGGCCGGGGTGATGCAAAAGCGCGGTCAGGCTTTCTTTTCGTGCACCATGATGACGCTGTTCGCCCTGGTGGTGACGGCGGCCCTCGTGGTGCTCTCGCCCGATGGCACGGGTTACAGCCATGTTTTCATCAATGATGGCTTCGCGCGCTTCATGAAGGTGCTGGCGCTGGCGGGAGCGGCACTCTCGCTGGTGCTGGGCATTGGCTATGCGCGCGAGATGGAAATCGACAAATTCGAGTTCCCCGTGCTGGTGCTGTTCTCGACCCTTGGCGCCATGATCATGGCCTCATCGGGCAACCTCATGACGCTGTTCGTGGGGCTGGAGCTGTCATCGCTGTCCATCTACATCCTGTGCGCGTTTGCGCGTGATCAGGTTACGGCGGCAGAGGCGGGCCTGAAGTATTTCGTGCTGGGCTCGCTGGCCTCGGGCATCCTGCTTTATGGCATCTCGCTGGCTTACGGCTTTGCAGGCACGCTGGACTATGCCGGGTTGCAGCAGGCGGTGCGCGGCAGCGCCGTGCTGCCTGCGGGGCTTATGGTGGGCATCGTGTTCGTGCTGGTGGGGCTGTGCTTCAAGCTGTCCATGGTACCGTTCCATATGTGGACGCCCGATGTTTACCAGGGCGCCCCCACCTCGGTCACCGCCTATATGGCTGGTGCGCCCAAGATTGCAGCGTTTGCCGTGCTGCTGCGGGTCATGGCGGGACCGTTCGGCTCGATGGCGCATCAGTGGCAGTTGCTGATCGAGGTGGTCTCGGCGGCGTCGATGGTGTTTGGCGCGCTCGCGGCCATTCCGCAGGGCAATATCAAGCGGCTCATGGCGTATTCCTCCATCGGGCATATGGGCTACGCCATGATCGGGCTTGCGGCAGGCACGGCGGAGGGCACGCGCGGCACGCTGGTCTATCTGGTGACGTATCTGTTCATGAACGTGGGCGCGTTCGCGGGCATCGTGGCCATGCGGCGCAAGGGGCGTGCGGTCAGCCGCATCAGCGACCTTGCAGGACTGGGCCGCACCGACCCGGGCATGGCGCTGGCCATGGCGGTGTTCATGTTCTCCATGGCAGGCGCACCGCCGCTGGCAGGCTTTTTTGGCAAGTTGATGGTGTTCTATGCCGCGATCAACGCCCAGCTTTACGGGCTGGCGGCAATCGGTATCATCAGTAGCGTGGTCGGGGCGTATTATTATATACGCATCGTCAAGATCATGTTTTTTGATGCTGCAGCCCCGGCGCTGGACCGCGCGCCGGTTTCGGTCTCGTTCGTCTCCGCCGGCATGGGGCTGGTGACGGTGTTCTTCATCGTGGCACTCGGCCCGGTTGCCACGGCAGCGCAGGCGGCGGCAGGCGCATTGTTCAGGTAG
- the nuoH gene encoding NADH-quinone oxidoreductase subunit NuoH yields MADFFYHTTLGQILLIVLESLAVLVPLLLGVAYLTLAERKVMAAMQLRKGPNVNGPFGVLQAFADAIKMLTKETVIPSGANRMLFLFAPFLTFSLAMIAWAVIPTGNGLAIANINVGILYLLAISSLGVYGMLIAGWASNSKYAFLGGLRSAAQMVSYEVSIGLVIVSVLLAVGSLNLNDIVLAQRHVWFCLPMFPMFIVFFISALAETNRAPFDLPEGESELVAGFFVEYSALAFGLFFLGEYANMFLMSGMVSILFLGGWLPPLAIAPFTWIPGPLWLIAKILFCLFVFIWVRATFPRYRYDQLMRLGWKVFLPFSLAWMVLTAGFLMVTGLLPGGAG; encoded by the coding sequence ATGGCGGATTTCTTCTATCACACCACGCTTGGCCAGATTTTGCTGATCGTGCTGGAATCGCTGGCGGTACTCGTGCCGCTGCTGCTTGGCGTGGCCTATCTTACGCTGGCCGAGCGCAAGGTGATGGCCGCGATGCAGCTGCGCAAGGGGCCGAACGTGAACGGTCCGTTCGGCGTGCTCCAGGCCTTTGCCGATGCCATCAAGATGCTGACCAAGGAGACAGTCATTCCATCAGGTGCCAACCGGATGCTGTTCCTGTTCGCGCCGTTCCTCACCTTCTCGCTGGCCATGATCGCGTGGGCGGTCATTCCCACCGGCAACGGGCTGGCCATTGCCAACATCAATGTGGGCATTCTCTATCTGCTGGCCATCTCCTCGCTCGGTGTTTACGGCATGCTGATCGCGGGCTGGGCGTCGAACTCCAAATACGCCTTTCTCGGCGGGCTGCGCTCGGCTGCGCAGATGGTGTCGTATGAAGTGTCCATCGGGCTGGTGATCGTGTCGGTGCTGCTGGCGGTGGGCAGCCTCAACCTGAACGACATCGTGCTGGCGCAGCGGCATGTGTGGTTCTGCCTGCCCATGTTCCCGATGTTCATTGTCTTTTTCATCTCGGCGCTGGCCGAGACCAACCGCGCGCCGTTCGACCTGCCCGAGGGCGAGAGTGAACTGGTGGCAGGTTTCTTTGTGGAATATTCGGCGCTCGCCTTCGGCCTGTTTTTTCTGGGTGAATACGCGAACATGTTTCTCATGTCCGGCATGGTCAGCATCCTGTTTCTCGGTGGCTGGCTGCCGCCGCTGGCCATTGCACCCTTTACATGGATACCGGGGCCCCTGTGGCTGATCGCCAAGATCCTGTTCTGCCTGTTCGTGTTCATCTGGGTGCGCGCAACATTCCCCCGCTACCGTTACGACCAGTTGATGCGACTGGGCTGGAAGGTGTTCCTGCCGTTCTCGCTGGCGTGGATGGTGCTGACGGCGGGGTTCCTGATGGTAACGGGCCTTCTGCCCGGAGGAGCAGGCTGA
- the nuoG gene encoding NADH-quinone oxidoreductase subunit NuoG: protein MVKVTVDGIVVDVAPGSSALQACEAAGKEIPRFCYHERLSVAGNCRMCLVEVSGGRKPVASCGFPISNGMQIFTDTAVVRRARKAVMEFLLINHPLDCPICDQGGECDLQDQAFGYGADHSRYRENKRAVTDKYLGPLVKTVMTRCIQCTRCIRFSTEVAGVPELGGVSRGENLEITNYVEKALTSELSGNLIDICPVGALTSQPYAFSARPWELKRTDSIDVCDAVGTNIVMQARGASVLRIVPRINDEVNEEWLADKGRFVVDGFRRRRLDRPWVRVEGKLQPASWADAFSLIATRLKGVPGARIGAIAGDMCDAESLMALKDLMGMLGSPNIDCRQDGAHYDTSRRDFYTFNTGIAGIDEADALLIVGSIPRQEAPVLNARIRRRFVDAGRGKFPIAMIGAPNADPTYTATVLGEGPDTLAKLAAGDLPFAEVLANAKNPMIIVGHGALTRPDGQAIANACWNLAVQSGAIRPDWHGFNVLHTAASRVAGLDLGLVPGPQGHDVAGMLGGGVDVLWLMGADEFAVHDIGQDTFVIYQGHHGDAGAARADVILPGALYAEKPGTYTNTEGRVQQAFRAVMPPGEAREDWRILRAFSEVAGRKLPYDTIEALRARMAQAHPAYGQAEHRRLGAADTTAPQPGSVAVAATPFHPVIADYYLTHAVCRASPTMETCSGIYVRPATEAAE, encoded by the coding sequence GTGGTCAAAGTAACCGTTGACGGTATTGTGGTTGATGTAGCCCCCGGTTCTTCCGCGCTGCAGGCGTGCGAGGCGGCGGGCAAGGAAATACCGCGCTTTTGCTACCATGAGCGGCTTTCGGTCGCGGGTAACTGCCGCATGTGCCTTGTTGAAGTATCGGGCGGGCGCAAGCCGGTGGCTTCTTGCGGCTTTCCCATCAGCAATGGCATGCAGATCTTTACCGACACCGCGGTTGTGCGCCGCGCGCGTAAGGCGGTAATGGAGTTCCTGCTCATCAATCACCCGCTTGACTGCCCCATCTGTGATCAGGGCGGCGAGTGCGACCTGCAGGACCAGGCCTTCGGCTACGGGGCAGACCATTCGCGCTACCGCGAGAACAAGCGCGCGGTGACCGACAAGTATCTCGGCCCGCTGGTCAAGACGGTCATGACGCGCTGCATCCAGTGCACGCGCTGCATCCGCTTCTCCACCGAGGTGGCGGGCGTGCCGGAACTTGGTGGCGTATCACGCGGCGAGAACCTCGAGATCACCAATTACGTCGAGAAGGCGCTGACATCCGAGCTATCAGGGAACCTGATCGACATCTGCCCCGTGGGCGCGCTGACCTCGCAGCCCTACGCCTTCAGCGCGCGGCCGTGGGAGCTCAAGCGCACGGACTCGATTGATGTGTGCGATGCGGTGGGCACCAACATTGTCATGCAGGCACGCGGGGCATCGGTGCTGCGCATCGTGCCGCGCATCAATGATGAAGTGAACGAGGAGTGGCTGGCCGACAAGGGGCGCTTCGTGGTCGATGGCTTCCGCCGCCGCCGCCTTGACCGGCCCTGGGTGCGGGTGGAAGGCAAGCTCCAGCCTGCAAGCTGGGCGGATGCGTTCTCGCTCATTGCAACGCGCCTCAAGGGCGTGCCGGGTGCGCGCATCGGTGCGATCGCAGGTGACATGTGCGATGCCGAGAGCCTGATGGCGCTGAAAGACCTGATGGGCATGCTCGGCTCGCCCAATATCGACTGCAGGCAGGACGGCGCGCACTACGATACATCCCGCCGTGACTTTTACACTTTCAATACCGGCATTGCCGGTATTGATGAGGCGGATGCGCTGCTGATCGTGGGCTCCATCCCCCGGCAGGAAGCCCCGGTGCTCAACGCCCGCATCCGCCGGCGGTTTGTTGATGCGGGGCGGGGCAAATTCCCCATCGCCATGATCGGCGCGCCCAATGCCGACCCGACCTACACTGCCACCGTGCTGGGCGAGGGGCCGGACACGCTGGCAAAGCTCGCGGCAGGCGACCTGCCCTTTGCCGAGGTGCTGGCAAACGCCAAAAACCCCATGATCATCGTGGGCCACGGCGCGCTGACCCGCCCCGACGGGCAGGCCATTGCAAACGCATGCTGGAATCTTGCAGTGCAGTCGGGCGCCATCCGCCCCGACTGGCACGGCTTCAACGTGCTGCACACGGCAGCGAGCCGTGTGGCCGGGCTGGACCTCGGCCTCGTGCCCGGCCCGCAGGGGCATGACGTGGCGGGCATGCTGGGCGGTGGCGTGGACGTGCTGTGGCTGATGGGGGCCGATGAGTTCGCGGTGCATGACATCGGTCAGGACACGTTTGTCATCTATCAGGGCCACCATGGTGATGCAGGAGCCGCGCGGGCGGATGTGATCCTGCCCGGCGCGCTCTATGCCGAAAAGCCGGGCACCTACACCAATACCGAAGGGCGCGTGCAGCAGGCTTTCCGTGCGGTCATGCCGCCAGGCGAGGCGCGTGAGGACTGGCGTATCCTGCGTGCCTTCTCGGAGGTGGCGGGCCGCAAGTTGCCCTATGATACGATCGAGGCCCTGCGCGCGCGCATGGCACAGGCGCATCCGGCCTACGGGCAGGCGGAACACAGGCGGCTTGGCGCAGCGGACACCACGGCCCCCCAGCCGGGCAGCGTGGCGGTGGCGGCAACGCCCTTTCACCCGGTCATTGCCGATTATTACCTGACCCATGCCGTGTGTCGCGCAAGCCCGACCATGGAAACCTGTTCGGGGATATACGTGCGCCCCGCAACCGAGGCGGCGGAGTAG
- a CDS encoding NADH-quinone oxidoreductase subunit J: MMTQIVFYVFAAVLVLSATMVVSARNPVHSVLFLILAFFNAAGLFLIAGAEFLAMTLVIVYVGAVAVLFLFVVMMLDVNFTQMREGVQRYAPIGGVVGGVLLVELLMAFMHWRSASNIGQIAHLAPSSPTRTNTAALGDVIYTHYIFLFQTCALVLLVAMIGAIVLTLRERPTGRRQNIDRQHDRTAADSLEMLQVPLGAGVDAQGGFLRPHESYDIAAVPGTYGTEAWRVAEAHETASTALVITTPAHGTKGEGDE; the protein is encoded by the coding sequence ATGATGACCCAGATTGTCTTTTACGTTTTTGCTGCGGTTCTGGTCCTGTCCGCCACCATGGTGGTGAGCGCGCGCAACCCGGTGCATTCGGTGCTGTTCCTGATCCTTGCGTTCTTCAACGCAGCAGGCCTGTTCCTGATTGCAGGCGCCGAGTTCCTGGCGATGACGCTGGTCATTGTCTATGTGGGCGCGGTCGCGGTCCTGTTCCTGTTCGTGGTCATGATGCTGGATGTCAACTTCACGCAGATGCGTGAAGGCGTGCAGCGTTATGCGCCCATTGGTGGTGTTGTGGGTGGCGTGCTGCTGGTTGAACTGCTCATGGCGTTCATGCACTGGCGGTCGGCTTCCAATATCGGGCAGATCGCGCATCTCGCGCCCTCATCGCCCACGCGCACCAATACGGCGGCGCTCGGCGATGTGATCTACACCCACTACATCTTCCTGTTCCAGACCTGCGCGCTGGTGCTGCTTGTCGCCATGATCGGGGCCATCGTGCTCACCCTGCGCGAGCGGCCCACCGGGCGGCGGCAGAACATCGACCGCCAGCACGACCGCACCGCCGCTGATTCACTTGAAATGCTGCAGGTGCCGCTTGGCGCGGGCGTTGATGCGCAGGGCGGCTTCCTGCGCCCGCATGAAAGCTACGACATCGCTGCCGTGCCCGGCACCTATGGCACCGAGGCCTGGCGCGTGGCGGAGGCACACGAAACAGCCAGCACCGCGCTGGTGATCACAACGCCTGCGCACGGCACGAAAGGAGAGGGCGATGAATAG
- the nuoK gene encoding NADH-quinone oxidoreductase subunit NuoK, which yields MNSPIEAIGLTPYLSIGAILLVLGVFGIFLNRKNVIIILMSIELILLSANINFVAFSAATGDLSGQVMTLFVLTIAAAESAIGLAIVTVYFRNRGSIEVDDITMMKG from the coding sequence ATGAATAGCCCGATTGAGGCCATCGGCCTGACACCCTACCTGAGCATTGGCGCGATCCTGCTGGTGCTGGGGGTGTTCGGCATTTTTCTCAACCGCAAGAACGTCATCATCATCCTGATGTCGATCGAGCTGATCCTGCTTTCGGCCAATATCAATTTCGTGGCGTTTTCAGCGGCTACCGGCGACCTGTCGGGTCAGGTGATGACCCTGTTCGTGCTGACCATCGCGGCTGCGGAATCCGCCATCGGGCTGGCCATTGTCACGGTGTATTTCCGTAATCGCGGCTCGATTGAAGTCGACGATATTACGATGATGAAGGGGTAA
- the nuoI gene encoding NADH-quinone oxidoreductase subunit NuoI — protein sequence MNALTKAARSMLLAELAAGMGATLKAFFKPKATINYPYEKGVLSPRFRGEHALRRYPNGEERCIACKLCEATCPAEAITIEAEPRDDGSRRTTRYDIDMTKCIYCGLCEEACPVDAIVEGPNYEFATETREELMYDKDKLLANGDRWESVLARRLELDAPYR from the coding sequence ATGAATGCGTTGACCAAAGCCGCCCGTTCCATGCTGCTCGCCGAACTTGCAGCAGGCATGGGGGCAACGCTGAAGGCGTTTTTCAAGCCCAAGGCCACGATCAACTACCCCTACGAGAAAGGTGTGCTCTCGCCTCGCTTTCGTGGCGAGCACGCGCTGCGTCGCTACCCCAATGGGGAGGAACGCTGCATTGCGTGCAAGCTGTGCGAGGCGACATGCCCCGCCGAGGCGATTACCATCGAGGCCGAACCGCGCGATGACGGCTCGCGCCGCACCACGCGCTACGACATCGACATGACCAAATGCATCTATTGCGGCCTGTGCGAGGAAGCCTGCCCGGTCGATGCGATTGTCGAGGGGCCGAATTATGAGTTCGCGACCGAAACCCGCGAAGAACTGATGTACGACAAGGACAAGCTGCTGGCCAATGGCGACCGCTGGGAAAGCGTGCTGGCCCGCAGGCTCGAGCTTGATGCCCCGTACCGCTGA
- a CDS encoding ribonuclease J — MNDMTGVSFLPLGGTGEIGMNLNLYRQGDTWLAVDCGIGFSGNDTPEAEIILPDPVFIAERRKALAGLVVTHAHEDHLGAIAHLWPQLGCPVYVTPFAAAVLRRKLGEAGLVQQVPIHVIAPGGAFNVGPFDLRFISVTHSVPESQSLVLRTPQGIIIHTGDWKIDPDPQVGPPTDLESFAELGREGVLAMVCDSTNVRTEGPSASEADVRREMIRLIASLEGRIAVTCFASNVARVETLAKAAQAAGRRVAVVGRSLRNLEVAARECGYLSDVPNFLSEQDANSVPDNQIMLIVTGSQGEPRSALSRIASDTHPNISLGEGDTVIYSSRMIPGNEQAVIQVQDNLTRRGVHVITDKDHLVHVSGHATGGDVRKLYDLVRPRFLIPVHGEWRHLTANAAIAQELNIEPVLLEDGDILDIRSDGVEVGDTAPTGRLVLDGGRILPMNGGVLSARRRMLFNGMVLGSFAVDDEGYLIGDPKVSAPGLLDAEDPETVRVTEEFGNALDEIPDELRENDATFREAAKTALRRALGRKLQKRPLVDVHLLRV, encoded by the coding sequence ATGAATGACATGACAGGCGTTTCTTTCCTTCCGCTGGGCGGAACCGGCGAAATCGGCATGAACCTCAACCTCTACCGCCAGGGCGATACGTGGCTGGCGGTGGACTGTGGCATCGGCTTCAGCGGCAACGACACGCCCGAGGCCGAGATCATCCTGCCCGACCCCGTGTTCATTGCCGAGCGGCGCAAGGCGCTGGCAGGCCTGGTCGTGACCCACGCGCATGAGGACCATCTCGGCGCCATCGCCCATCTGTGGCCGCAGCTTGGCTGCCCGGTCTATGTCACGCCGTTTGCCGCAGCCGTGCTGCGCCGCAAGCTTGGTGAGGCGGGGCTGGTGCAGCAGGTGCCCATTCACGTGATCGCGCCCGGTGGCGCATTCAACGTCGGGCCGTTCGACCTGCGTTTTATTTCGGTTACGCATTCAGTGCCGGAATCACAGTCGCTGGTGCTGCGCACGCCGCAGGGCATCATCATCCACACCGGTGACTGGAAGATCGACCCCGACCCGCAGGTCGGCCCGCCGACCGACCTTGAAAGCTTTGCCGAACTGGGCCGTGAGGGCGTGCTGGCCATGGTGTGCGACAGCACCAACGTGCGCACCGAAGGGCCTTCCGCTTCGGAAGCCGATGTACGGCGCGAGATGATCCGCCTCATCGCATCACTTGAAGGGCGCATTGCCGTCACCTGCTTCGCCAGCAACGTGGCGCGGGTGGAAACGCTGGCCAAGGCGGCGCAGGCCGCTGGTCGCCGCGTGGCCGTGGTGGGCCGCAGCCTGCGCAACCTCGAGGTTGCGGCACGTGAATGCGGCTACCTGTCGGATGTGCCGAACTTCCTGTCCGAGCAGGACGCCAATTCGGTGCCTGACAACCAGATCATGCTGATCGTGACCGGCAGCCAGGGCGAGCCGCGTTCGGCGCTCTCGCGCATTGCATCGGACACGCACCCCAACATCTCGCTTGGCGAGGGGGATACGGTCATCTACAGCAGCCGCATGATTCCGGGTAACGAGCAGGCCGTCATCCAGGTGCAGGACAACCTGACCCGGCGTGGCGTGCATGTCATTACCGACAAGGACCACCTCGTGCATGTGTCCGGCCATGCCACGGGCGGTGACGTGCGCAAGCTTTATGACCTCGTGCGCCCGCGCTTCCTCATTCCCGTGCATGGCGAGTGGCGTCACCTGACCGCCAATGCCGCCATTGCACAGGAACTCAACATCGAGCCGGTGCTGCTTGAGGATGGCGATATTCTCGACATCCGCAGCGACGGGGTGGAAGTTGGCGATACCGCGCCCACCGGGCGGCTGGTGCTTGATGGCGGCCGCATCCTGCCCATGAACGGCGGCGTGCTGTCAGCACGGCGGCGCATGCTGTTCAACGGCATGGTGCTGGGCAGCTTTGCGGTGGATGATGAAGGCTACCTGATTGGCGACCCCAAGGTAAGCGCGCCCGGCCTGCTGGATGCCGAAGACCCCGAAACCGTGCGCGTGACGGAAGAGTTCGGCAATGCGCTGGACGAAATTCCCGATGAACTGCGCGAGAATGATGCCACTTTCCGCGAGGCCGCCAAGACCGCGCTGCGCCGGGCACTTGGCCGCAAGCTGCAGAAGCGCCCGCTGGTGGATGTGCATCTGCTGCGCGTCTGA